A genomic region of Papaver somniferum cultivar HN1 chromosome 7, ASM357369v1, whole genome shotgun sequence contains the following coding sequences:
- the LOC113300391 gene encoding phosphate transporter PHO1 homolog 8-like — protein MKFWKEYLSQMLPEWKDAYLDYTYLKTLLEDIRKVEKEKGQTQQKSLVRDLRLYRSFSGLHKRKSHDFINGEDIEDQFIVVREVEGVGNSIVKYETKFAEDATEQEVVFFNTLDYEFSKVDKFYKDKVEEVMSEVTLLDKQMDALIALRIKVENPSLDMSGAVRELVADVASLVTTAVSNSSTPRMPRKEQMFVIQEETGTADGEDLENSNGGVDVDKSNGGNDHFKPAPVEILEHVKINNEPRTPKSNIKAMLLKDSKDKKLNFNGKQLKRAEEQLKQVFIEFHWKLRQLKRYSFMNLLALSKVMKKYDKITLRGATKSYLRAVDNSYIGSSDEITTILERVEATFVKHFCGSNRRKGMKLLRPTAKKGKHKTTFLLGYFAGCTTALLVALVLIINARKLVNKEGQTQYMENIFPLYSLFAYIILHMLMYAMNIYFWRCYRVNYPFIFGFKQGTELGYREVLLLSAGLTLLSLACVLANLDMEMEPGTQSYQTITELVPLGLVILVVAIAFCPFNIIYRSGRFFFIKSIWRCICAPFYKVTYIDFFLADQLTSQVQAFRSLEFYICYYVWGDFRKRHNNCRQSAVYNSFYFIVAVLPYWSRLLQCLRRWVEEKDGSQAYNGLKYLLAIIAVLIRTEFDLKKGTSWRVAAVVSSAVAASMSTYWDIVKDWGLLQRHSKNPWLRDKLLISHTSVYFIAMVINVILRLAWLQYIVNFHVTFLHRRALTTIVACLEILRRGMWNFFRLENEHLNNVGKFRAFKSVPLPFSYYDEGSSSKDDKQITTSKLTDETLQQHPEMIC, from the exons ATGAAGTTTTGGAAGGAGTATTTGTCACAAATGTTGCCTGAGTGGAAGGATGCATACTTAGACTATACATATCTCAAAACATTGTTGGAAGACATCCGCAAGGTGGAGAAAGAGAAGGGACAGACACAACAGAAATCATTGGTTCGAGACTTGAGATTGTACAGGTCTTTCAGTGGGTTGCACAAACGAAAAAGTCATGATTTCATAAATGGAGAAGATATTGAAGACCAATTTATAGTGGTCAGGGAAGTGGAGGGAGTAGGAAACTCTATTGTGAAGTACGAGACTAAGTTTGCTGAAGACGCAACTGAGCAAGAAGTAGTTTTCTTCAATACACTTGATTATGAATTCAgcaaggttgataagttctacaAGGACAAGGTTGAGGAGGTTATGAGCGAAGTCACGCTGCTTGATAAACAAATGGATGCGCTTATTGCGCTACGGATCAAGGTCGAGAATCCGAGTCTTGATATGTCTGGTGCAGTGCGAGAGCTCGTGGCTGATGTTGCAAGCTTGGTTACTACAGCTGTTTCTAACTCAAGCACCCCAAGAATGCCAA GGAAAGAGCAAATGTTCGTGATACAAGAAGAAACGGGGACAGCAGATGGAGAAGATCTCGAGAACTCTAATGGAGGTGTGGATGTTGATAAAAGTAATGGTGGCAATGACCACTTTAAACCAGCTCCGGTGGAAATTCTTGAACATGTTAAAATCAACAATGAACCAAGAACTCCAAAGTCAAATATAAAGGCCATGCTCCTCAAGGATTCCAAAGATAAGAAGTTGAATTTTAACGGGAAGCAGTTGAAAAGGGCTGAAGAGCAGCTAaagcaggtttttattgaattcCACTGGAAGCTTCGCCAACTAAAACGTTATAG CTTTATGAACCTGTTGGCACTGTCGAAAGTGATGAAGAAATATGACAAG ATTACGTTGAGGGGTGCAACAAAATCATACCTAAGAGCAGTGGACAACTCTTACATTGGCAGCTCTGATGAG ATTACTACGATCTTGGAGAGAGTGGAGGCCACCTTTGTCAAGCACTTCTGTGGCTCAAACCGCAGAAAAGGAATGAAATTGCTGAGGCCTACAGCGAAAAAAGGAAAGCACAAAACAACATTCTTATTAG GATATTTTGCTGGATGTACGACAGCTCTTTTAGTGGCTCTTGTTTTGATTATAAATGCGAGGAAGCTTGTGAATAAGGAAGGACAAACTCAGTACATGGAAAACATATTTCCACTTTATAG TTTATTTGCATATATCATCCTGCACATGCTCATGTATGCCATGAACATATACTTCTGGAGATGTTACCGAGTCAACTATCCGTTTATATTCGGTTTCAAGCAAGGGACTGAGTTGGGATACCGGGAAGTCCTTCTCCTCAGTGCTGGTCTGACATTACTTTCACTAGCTTGTGTCCTTGCAAACCTGGACATGGAGATGGAACCAGGCACTCAAAGCTATCAGACAATCACCGAGTTAGTTCCTTTGGGATTAGTTATT CTCGTAGTTGCCATAGCGTTTTGCCCCTTCAACATTATATATCGTTCTGGTCGTTTTTTCTTTATCAAATCAATATGGCGCTGTATTTGTGCTCCTTTCTACAAG GTTACGTACATTGACTTTTTCTTGGCAGACCAACTTACTAGCCAG GTCCAGGCCTTTAGGAGTCTTGAGTTCTATATTTGCTACTATGTATGGGGAGACTTTAGAAAGAGGCATAACAATTGCCGCCAGAGTGCCGTTTATAATTCGTTCTATTTCATTGTAGCAGTTCTCCCATACTGGTCTCGGTTGCTCCAG TGTCTCCGTCGGTGGGTTGAAGAGAAAGATGGATCTCAGGCATACAACGGTTTAAAATACCTCTTGGCAATAATTGCAGTCCTAATCAGGACAGAGTTCGATTTAAAGAAGGGAACGAGTTGGAGAGTCGCGGCTGTAGTGAGCTCTGCTGTTGCAGCGAGCATGAGTACTTATTGGGACATCGTCAAGGATTGGGGGCTTCTTCAACGGCATTCAAAGAACCCTTGGCTGAGAGACAAACTTCTCATCTCACACACTAGCGTCTACTTCATAGCCATG GTGATTAATGTCATTCTAAGACTTGCTTGGCTGCAATACATTGTGAATTTCCATGTGACATTCTTGCATCGAAGAGCCTTAACCACCATAGTAGCATGTCTGGAGATTCTCCGTCGAGGGATGTGGAATTTCTTCAG GTTGGAGAATGAGCACTTGAACAATGTTGGAAAGTTCCGCGCTTTCAAGTCAGTCCCACTCCCTTTTAGTTACTATGATGAAGGCAGTAGTAGCAAGGATGACAAGCAAATTACAACAAGCAAATTAACAGATGAAACATTACAACAACATCCAGAAATGATTTGCTAG
- the LOC113296592 gene encoding uncharacterized protein LOC113296592 — MEYFTRSLMHAESIGLIKGIQATNKSIAISHLLFADDCMLFFHASDKGIQQIKEILHKFSLLSGEIINFNKSSAFIAGAITPEHKQRILNSLGVKQLINADKYLGLSILLEKSKTKSFASVKDSYEHRLQGWCSKTLNLATRTTLIRSVLDAMPAHYMINFRLPKTLITKLELIQRKFWWGRKKIGVIIQLLGIHSAYRRKKEG; from the coding sequence ATGGAATACTTCACAAGATCCCTAATGCATGCTGAGTCTATAGGCTTAATAAAAGGTATTCAAGCAACTAATAAATCCATAGCTATTAGTCATCTGCTTTTTGCGGATGATTGTATGCTATTCTTCCATGCCTCTGATAAAGGAATTCAACAGATAAAAGAGATCCTTCACAAGTTCAGTCTGTTGTCAGGAGAAATCATCAACTTCAATAAATCATCAGCATTTATTGCAGGAGCTATAACCCCTGAACACAAACAAAGAATCTTAAATAGTCTGGGAGTTAAACAACTGATAAATGCAGACAAATATCTGGGTCTTTCCATTCTTTTGGAGAAGTCTAAAACTAAATCTTTTGCTTCAGTAAAAGACTCTTATGAGCACAGACTTCAAGGATGGTGTTCTAAAACATTAAATTTGGCGACAAGAACTACACTTATACGATCAGTATTAGATGCTATGCCAGCTCATTATATGATTAATTTCAGACTACCAAAGACTCTTATTACTAAACTTGAATTAATTCAGAGGAAGTTTTGGTGGGGCCGTAAAAAAATAGGGGTTATAATCCAATTGCTTGGAATTCACTCTGCTTACCGAAGGAAGAAGGAGGGTTAG